TGGCGCAGGCGGCCACGCAGTCTTCGAGGGTCATCTTCCGCAGGAAGAATTCTTCCTGGAAGCTGTAGAGACTGACGCCGCGTTTGATCTGTGGCTGGGTCATGGTTCCTCCCTTTCTGCTAGTGAATGACGACGGGGATAAAGAGCGTCCTGTTTCTGCCCCTCCCCCTTGAGGGGGGAGGCTGGGACTCGTAGAGCTGCGCAGCAGAGGGGGTGAGCGGGCATGGCGCTCCAGAAAAACGGAGCTTCTCTTACCCGAGGTGCTCCTCTACCCCTTCACCCCACCCGAGAACCCCTGAATCAGTTGCCGCTGCGCGAAGATGAAGAACAGCAGCGCGGGGACCAGGGCAATCGCCACCGCCGCGAACACGTAGTTCCACTGGGTCGCGTAGTTGCCCACGAAGGAGTACACCGCCACCGGCAGGGGCGTCTTCCCGGTGCCGCTCAGGAACACCAGCGGGTTGAAGAAGTCGTTCCAGATCAGCAGGCCGGAGAGGATCGCCACGGTGCCCGTCACGGGCCTCAGCAGCGGGAAGACCACGTGCAGGAAGGTGTACCAGACGCTCGCGCCGTCGATCTGCGCGGCCTCCTCGTACTCGTGGGAGAGCTGGCGCAGGAAGCCGGTGTACAGGAAGATCGCCAGCGGCAGCCAGGTGGAGACGTTCAGCAGGATCAGCCCGGTGTAGGTGCCCAGCAGGTGCAGCCGCTTGAACAGCGAGTAGATCGGGATCAGGCCCAGTTGCGAGGGCAGCACGATGCCGATCAGGAAGAGCAGGCCCATGATGACCGCGATGTTTCCCTCC
The sequence above is a segment of the Deinococcus aerius genome. Coding sequences within it:
- a CDS encoding carbohydrate ABC transporter permease; translated protein: MRSRKNRLLTREIGLWLLALIWAIPFLFLIVISVKPTAELFTSALQLPSRIDLSSYAGAWQSGHLGSALVSSLIITGGSVLGIVALSSTAAYTLARREGNIAVIMGLLFLIGIVLPSQLGLIPIYSLFKRLHLLGTYTGLILLNVSTWLPLAIFLYTGFLRQLSHEYEEAAQIDGASVWYTFLHVVFPLLRPVTGTVAILSGLLIWNDFFNPLVFLSGTGKTPLPVAVYSFVGNYATQWNYVFAAVAIALVPALLFFIFAQRQLIQGFSGGVKG